From the genome of Zonotrichia albicollis isolate bZonAlb1 chromosome 20, bZonAlb1.hap1, whole genome shotgun sequence, one region includes:
- the LOC141731332 gene encoding uncharacterized protein LOC141731332 isoform X1, whose amino-acid sequence MTKPSQRCLARTGAGFGTDGSIPVPGLRGWMRGWSRAARRGCAAFREDEEPRAAAAEPRTGASASPRSARAPLPKAPGAAPGPPRHWPRPPSLTHPVPGTPDGAGAARSRSHLGDRSARQPRPGCAAFRPHGPPRAGRAARGNGAAAPPEPPPCVPPAAAGARCPAPGAAPGPPPAAPSACSAPARPAQPLCVRARGCKWRPAGTRQRRHRAAPGGTDRHQSARERCGAPRPPHRPSQPGWLRAARSAPLPAPLPGLPACGSRHSLTGGELRALPPSRGERAGGGCGIPGPASGLAVPAGAAPLLPQPCEPERHRNKRYLLTWALDRDARGLGTQLKGQRSDRGRSPAPAPAPAAGTGCPACLLFTPLSTAAASMTQILLLSLAASSKGDVTSSFLCWDLLSSEGSMAESET is encoded by the coding sequence atgACAAAGCCAAGCCAGCGTTGTTTGGCACGGACGGGCGCGGGGTTTGGCACGGACGGGAGCATCCCCGTGCCCGGGCTGCGGGGCTGGATGCGGGGCTGGAGCCGCGCCGCCCGCCGGGGCTGCGCAGCCTTCCGGGAGGACGAGGAGCCAAGAGCAGCTGCGGCCGAGCCTCGAACCGGCGCTTCCGCCTcgccccgctccgcccgggCCCCGCTGCCGAAAGCTCCGGGGGCAGCGCCCGGGCCCCCCCGGCATTGGCCGCGGCCGCCGTCACTCACTCACCCGGTCCCCGGCACGCCCGACGGTGCCGGAGCCGCCCGGTCCCGTTCCCACCTCGGGGACCGCAGCGCCCGCCAGCCCCGGCCGGGCTGCGCTGCCTTCCGCCCTCACGGACCGCCCCGAGCCGGGCGCGCCGCCCGCGGGAACGGAGCCGCGGCTCCGCCAGAGCCCCCCCCGTGTGTCCCCCCCGCTGCTGCCGGTGCCCGGTGCCCAGCGCCCGGTGCCGCTCCCGGCCCGCCGCCCGCAGCCCCCTCCGCCTGCAgcgcccccgcccgccccgcgcagCCCCTTTGTGTCCGCGCCCGGGGCTGCAAATGGCGCCCGGCGGGGACGCGGCAGCGCCGGCACCGAGCGGCTCCGGGCGGCACCGATCGGCACCAAAGCGCCCGTGAGCGCTGCGGAGCCCCGCGCCCTCCTCACCGCCCCTCACAGCCCGGCTGGCTCCGGGCGGCCCGTTCCGCCCCACTCCCAGCGCCCTTGCCCGGCCTACCGGCGTGCGGGAGCCGCCACTCACTCACCGGCGGGGAGCTGCGGGCGCTGCCGCCGAGCCGGGGGGAACGGGCGGGCGGTGGCTGCGggatccccggccccgcctcgGGGCTCGCCGTGCCTGCAGGCGCCGCGCCGCTGCTCCCGCAGCCCTGCGAGCCCGAGCGGCACAGAAACAAAAGGTATTTGCTGACGTGGGCGTTGGACAGAGACGCCcgagggctggggacacaatTAAAGGGGCAACGCAGCGATCGCGGCCGCAGCCCCGCGCCTGCCCCGGCGCCGGCAGCAGGGACGGGATGCCCTGCGTGCCTCCTCTTCACACCTTTATCTACAGCAGCGGCCTCGATGACCCAaatccttctcctttctctcgCAGCATCCTCCAAAGGAGATGTGAcatcttcttttctctgttGGGATCTGTTATCTTCTGAAGGGAGCATGGCTGAAAGCGAAACCTGA
- the LOC141731332 gene encoding uncharacterized protein LOC141731332 isoform X2 — MTKPSQRCLARTGAGFGTDGSIPVPGLRGWMRGWSRAARRGCAAFREDEEPRAAAAEPRTGASASPRSARAPLPKAPGAAPGPPRHWPRPPSLTHPVPGTPDGAGAARSRSHLGDRSARQPRPGCAAFRPHGPPRAGRAARGNGAAAPPEPPPCVPPAAAGARCPAPGAAPGPPPAAPSACSAPARPAQPLCVRARGCKWRPAGTRQRRHRAAPGGTDRHQSARERCGAPRPPHRPSQPGWLRAARSAPLPAPLPGLPACGSRHSLTGGELRALPPSRGERAGGGCGIPGPASGLAVPAGAAPLLPQPCEPERHRNKSILQRRCDIFFSLLGSVIF; from the exons atgACAAAGCCAAGCCAGCGTTGTTTGGCACGGACGGGCGCGGGGTTTGGCACGGACGGGAGCATCCCCGTGCCCGGGCTGCGGGGCTGGATGCGGGGCTGGAGCCGCGCCGCCCGCCGGGGCTGCGCAGCCTTCCGGGAGGACGAGGAGCCAAGAGCAGCTGCGGCCGAGCCTCGAACCGGCGCTTCCGCCTcgccccgctccgcccgggCCCCGCTGCCGAAAGCTCCGGGGGCAGCGCCCGGGCCCCCCCGGCATTGGCCGCGGCCGCCGTCACTCACTCACCCGGTCCCCGGCACGCCCGACGGTGCCGGAGCCGCCCGGTCCCGTTCCCACCTCGGGGACCGCAGCGCCCGCCAGCCCCGGCCGGGCTGCGCTGCCTTCCGCCCTCACGGACCGCCCCGAGCCGGGCGCGCCGCCCGCGGGAACGGAGCCGCGGCTCCGCCAGAGCCCCCCCCGTGTGTCCCCCCCGCTGCTGCCGGTGCCCGGTGCCCAGCGCCCGGTGCCGCTCCCGGCCCGCCGCCCGCAGCCCCCTCCGCCTGCAgcgcccccgcccgccccgcgcagCCCCTTTGTGTCCGCGCCCGGGGCTGCAAATGGCGCCCGGCGGGGACGCGGCAGCGCCGGCACCGAGCGGCTCCGGGCGGCACCGATCGGCACCAAAGCGCCCGTGAGCGCTGCGGAGCCCCGCGCCCTCCTCACCGCCCCTCACAGCCCGGCTGGCTCCGGGCGGCCCGTTCCGCCCCACTCCCAGCGCCCTTGCCCGGCCTACCGGCGTGCGGGAGCCGCCACTCACTCACCGGCGGGGAGCTGCGGGCGCTGCCGCCGAGCCGGGGGGAACGGGCGGGCGGTGGCTGCGggatccccggccccgcctcgGGGCTCGCCGTGCCTGCAGGCGCCGCGCCGCTGCTCCCGCAGCCCTGCGAGCCCGAGCGGCACAGAAACAAAAG CATCCTCCAAAGGAGATGTGAcatcttcttttctctgttGGGATCTGTTATCTTCTGA
- the ZBTB8A gene encoding zinc finger and BTB domain-containing protein 8A, which yields MEISSHQFHLLQQLNEQRRQDLFCDCNILVEGKVFKAHRNVLFASSGYFKMLLSQSSKETSQSTTATFQAFSPDTFTVILDFVYSGKLSLTGQNVIEVMSAASYLQMTDVISVCKTFIKSSLDISEKEKDRYFSLSDKDVSSNGVERSCVYSGGWRAESSPPHPHSSPDPGTCMMGGNAWSNFNYYPSSQRNAQQQQQQQQLSKHEQRQDSIKKSRHLGLQQPADIPHYKSSKLEDRAAEPAGHAAPPEEQVHMDAEVEAPHVGYQFSQGAEVMPRGLAVSQQEHESPRSSSKSKSSKAEEQYGSMPSILGVMGNWAEDDLARMRFKCPFCSHVVKRKADLKRHLRCHTGERPYPCEACGKRFSRLDHLSSHFRTIHQACKPICRKCKRHVTELTGQVVQEGTRRYRLCNECLAEAGIDSIRIDLEAEAPLEFPQDGDKDARWHYGEDNRSDVEIVEDGSNDLVIQQVDDSEDEAEEKEVKPNIR from the exons ATGGAGATTTCTTCTCATCAGTTTCACCTCTTGCAGCAACTAAATGAGCAGCGCAGGCAGGACTTGTTCTGTGACTGCAACATCCTGGTGGagggcaaggtcttcaaagcCCATCGCAATGTGCTGTTTGCCAGCAGCGGCTACTTCAAAATGCTCCTTTCGCAGAGCTCCAAGGAGACCAGTCAGTCCACCACAGCCACTTTCCAGGCCTTTTCTCCTGACACCTTCACAGTCATCCTGGATTTTGTGTATTCAGGCAAACTGTCCCTCACTGGTCAGAATGTGATCGAGGTCATGTCGGCCGCCAGCTATCTGCAGATGACCGATGTGATCAGCGTGTGTAAAACCTTCATCAAGTCCTCGCTGGACATCAGTGAGAAGGAGAAGGATCGCTACTTCAGCCTGTCAGACAAAGACGTGAGCTCCAACGGCGTGGAGAGATCCTGCGTGTACAGCGGAGGCTGGAGGGCAGAGAGCAGCCCCCCACACCCCCACTCCAGCCCAGACCCTGGGACTTGCATGATGGGCGGCAACGCTTGGAGCAATTTCAACTATTACCCCAGCTCTCAGAGaaatgcccagcagcagcagcagcagcagcagctgtccaAACACGAGCAGCGGCAGGATTCCATCAAGAAATCGCggcacctggggctgcagcagcccgcAGACATCCCCCACTATAAATCAAGCAAGCTGGAGGACAGGGCTGCCGAGCCCGCCGGCCACGCCGCGCCGCCCGAGGAGCAGGTTCACATGGACGCCGAGGTGGAAGCTCCTCACGTGGGTTACCAGTTCAGCCAGGGGGCTGAGGTGATGCCCAGGGGCttggctgtgtcccagcaggagcACGAATCGCCTCGCTCCTCCAGTAAATCCAAGTCCTCCAAAGCTGAGGAGCAATACGGGAGCATGCCCTCCATCCTGGGAGTCATGGGCAACTGGGCTGAAG ATGACCTGGCCAGGATGAGGTTCAAGTGTCCATTCTGCAGCCACGTGGTGAAGAGAAAAGCTGACCTGAAGCGTCACCTCCGCTGCCACACGGGAGAGCGGCCGTACCCCTGCGAGGCCTGTGGCAAGAGGTTCAGCAGGCTGGATCACCTCAGCAGCCATTTCCGAACT ATCCACCAGGCGTGCAAGCCCATCTGCAGGAAGTGCAAGCGGCACGTGACGGAGCTGACGGGCCAGGTGGTGCAGGAGGGCACGCGGCGCTACAGACTGTGCAACGAGTGCCTGGCAGAGGCTGGCATCGACAGCATCCGCATTGACTTGGAGGCTGAGGCGCCCCTGGAGTTCCCCCAGGACGGGGACAAGGATGCCAGGTGGCACTACGGAGAGGACAACAGGTCTGACGTGGAAATCGTGGAGGACGGCTCCAACGACTTGGTCATCCAGCAGGTGGATGACAGCGAGGATGAGGCGGAGGAGAAGGAAGTGAAACCGAACATTAGGTAG